In a genomic window of Drosophila takahashii strain IR98-3 E-12201 chromosome 3L, DtakHiC1v2, whole genome shotgun sequence:
- the LOC108055123 gene encoding uncharacterized protein, translated as MTKVSSGSPSMAGQLLAIMLLLMATGIQARRLGHRRLIIHVPVKVKTHHHTHTVYKVLHGSHGGGGGGVKQTVYKVLGFSTHGGGIAKGGGGGGGGHHHGSYDLGSMGNGGEITYEDMHGCESGKVIPAARDMIFNHYSRHGESDGAGEDYAEELDDFVDLRDGWL; from the coding sequence GTGTCATCAGGGAGTCCTTCGATGGCTGGCCAACTGCTGGCCATAATGCTCCTGCTGATGGCGACGGGGATACAGGCGCGTCGCCTTGGCCACCGTCGCCTCATCATCCACGTGCCGGTCAAGGTGAAGACGCACCATCACACCCACACGGTCTACAAGGTGCTCCATGGATCGcatggtggaggaggaggaggtgtgAAGCAAACAGTGTACAAAGTACTTGGCTTTTCCACACACGGAGGTGGCATAGCCAAGgggggcggaggaggaggtggtggccaCCACCATGGCAGCTACGACTTGGGGAGCATGGGAAATGGAGGCGAAATCACGTACGAGGACATGCACGGATGCGAAAGTGGAAAGGTGATTCCGGCGGCCAGGGACATGATTTTCAATCACTACTCGCGACACGGAGAAAGTGACGGAGCTGGTGAGGATTACGCCGAGGAGCTGGACGACTTCGTAGACCTAAGGGATGGCTGGTTGTGA